A stretch of Arachis hypogaea cultivar Tifrunner chromosome 15, arahy.Tifrunner.gnm2.J5K5, whole genome shotgun sequence DNA encodes these proteins:
- the LOC112746870 gene encoding probable pectate lyase 4 yields the protein MATILLAIVIATLFTANPISCAKQSKITGMKMNVIDQCWRLNPQWRSHRSQLANCSIGYAGKMMNNIGNDLVYYEVTDPSDDPINPKPGTLRYGASMIQQKVWITFKSDMKITLAKPLLISSFTAIDGRGTNVHVANNACFMIFKATNVIIHSIRIHHCKSQAPGLVVGPNGKVISLGQVDGDAIRLVTASKIWIDHNTLHDCEDGLLDVTRGSTDVTISNNWFRNQDKVMLLGHDDGYIRDRNMKVTVVYNHFGPNCNQRMPRIRHGYAHVANNLYQGWMQYAIGGSKEPSLKSQSNLFIAPKSGNKEVTWRKGSNENGDRWEFHSVGDVFENGASFTATEGGRVPKPNYSEEQRFKVLDAKSVRFLTKSSGVLRCTNKKSIC from the exons ATGGCTACTATCCTTTTGGCCATTGTGATTGCCACCCTTTTCACTGCAAACCCTATTTCTTGCGCCAAGCAATCCAAAATAACTGGCATGAAAATGAATGTGATTGATCAATGTTGGAGATTGAATCCCCAATGGAGGAGCCATCGATCGCAACTCGCCAACTGCTCCATTGGCTATGCGGGCAAGATGATGAACAACATTGGCAATGACCTCGTCTATTATGAAGTTACTGACCCTAGTGATGACCCCATAAACCCTAAGCCTGGTACCTTGCGATATGGAGCTTCTATGATTCAACAAAAAGTTTGGATTACATTTAAAAGCGACATGAAAATCACATTGGCCAAACCCCTTCTCATTAGTAGCTTTACCGCCATTGATGGTCGTGGCACCAATGTCCACGTTGCTAATAATGCATGCTTCATGATCTTTAAG GCAACGAATGTAATAATCCACAGCATTCGAATCCATCATTGTAAATCACAAGCTCCTGGGTTGGTGGTGGGTCCAAATGGAAAGGTAATTTCATTGGGTCAAGTTGATGGCGATGCAATCAGACTAGTCACTGCCTCAAAGATTTGGATTGATCATAATACACTTCATGATTGCGAAGATGGTCTTCTTGATGTTACACGAGGTTCCACTGATGTCACTATCTCTAACAACTGGTTCCGAAACCAAGATAAGGTTATGCTTCTTGGCCATGACGATGGATATATTAGAGACCGGAACATGAAAGTTACCGTTGTCTACAATCATTTTGGACCGAATTGCAACCAACGCATGCCAAG gatccgtCATGGATATGCACATGTAGCGAACAATCTTTACCAGGGATGGATGCAATATGCTATTGGTGGAAGCAAAGAACCCAGTCTCAAAAGCCAATCTAACCTCTTCATAGCACCCAAATCCGGGAACAAGGAG GTGACATGGAGAAAAGGCAGTAACGAAAATGGGGACAGATGGGAATTCCATTCAGTAGGGGATGTTTTTGAAAATGGAGCGTCTTTCACGGCAACAGAAGGAGGACGTGTGCCAAAACCCAATTATAGTGAGGAACAACGTTTTAAGGTTCTTGATGCTAAGTCTGTTAGATTTTTGACAAAATCCTCTGGCGTACTACGATGCACCAACAAAAAATCTATTTGCTAA